The Paenibacillus sp. FSL R7-0204 genome includes a region encoding these proteins:
- a CDS encoding DsbA family protein — protein sequence MNKINFRSKSLYATISIFSILVIFLVLIVVYNSNSPEISALEKMPNYTEIKGKYNAEGLKYEKQPRMGNANAKVKIIEFADFKCPACKKWKEANWDSLKKEFLDTGKAEIYFVNYAFIDRDSILAASAGEAIAKQNNEKFWEYYEKLYDHQGDETEIWATPGFLLDFVKNNIDGIDYKLFEEDFKGHKYMLDVKEDYKTAGHYGINGTPQFMVNGKLLPDASYQGLSSAIENELSSK from the coding sequence ATGAACAAAATTAATTTTCGTAGCAAGTCTTTATATGCAACTATTTCTATATTTTCTATTCTTGTAATATTTTTAGTGCTTATTGTTGTGTACAATAGTAATTCGCCTGAAATATCCGCATTGGAGAAGATGCCAAACTATACAGAAATTAAAGGGAAGTATAATGCTGAAGGATTGAAATATGAAAAACAACCGCGTATGGGAAATGCCAATGCAAAAGTAAAGATTATTGAGTTTGCAGATTTTAAATGCCCCGCATGTAAAAAATGGAAGGAGGCAAATTGGGATAGTTTAAAGAAGGAGTTCTTAGATACGGGAAAAGCGGAAATTTATTTTGTTAACTATGCATTCATAGACCGTGATTCTATTCTTGCGGCAAGCGCAGGAGAAGCTATTGCCAAACAGAATAATGAGAAGTTTTGGGAATACTATGAAAAGCTGTATGACCATCAAGGGGATGAAACTGAAATTTGGGCAACTCCAGGATTCCTTTTGGATTTTGTGAAGAATAATATTGATGGCATTGATTATAAATTATTTGAGGAGGATTTCAAAGGCCATAAATATATGTTGGATGTTAAGGAAGATTATAAAACTGCTGGACATTATGGAATTAATGGTACACCACAGTTTATGGTTAACGGGAAGCTCCTTCCTGATGCCTCTTATCAGGGTTTGTCCTCAGCTATCGAAAATGAATTATCATCTAAATAA
- a CDS encoding response regulator produces the protein MSISVMVIDDEWPALEQMKELLLQCEGISSVLTYDNPREALAAAAELKPDVLFLDIQMPELSGLAFAEKLLPFSPGTDIVFVTAYRNYAVEAFELSAMDYLLKPVAPSRLLKTWNKLLSKRLSPAAAEAAGATGAAGAAGMTTAFRLLGDYKLTSPQGLVKWRTHKAQELFAYLWIHRQGSVSVILNDVFPQWNYEKGKQYLHTTVYQIRKTLKKAALEDRIELTFGRENYRLESRGIEGDIEKFQEAAALAMQNSQLEELQKACALYTGDLLQSLDSLWVYSARDKYRRLYLKLLEQLTLGLVQAARPHEAEDYAVRLTELEPLEESYALRLIAIYYETDKPLRAQRKFTQFSESYIAETGDALPDWFVEAYRRLGR, from the coding sequence ATGAGCATCTCTGTAATGGTAATTGATGACGAATGGCCGGCACTGGAGCAAATGAAGGAGCTGCTGCTCCAGTGTGAAGGAATTTCCTCTGTCCTGACGTATGATAACCCGCGCGAAGCCCTCGCTGCTGCTGCGGAACTGAAGCCGGATGTTCTGTTCCTGGACATCCAGATGCCTGAGCTATCCGGCCTGGCTTTTGCCGAGAAACTGCTCCCCTTCTCCCCGGGTACGGATATCGTATTTGTGACGGCCTACCGGAATTATGCTGTAGAAGCCTTCGAGCTGTCGGCAATGGATTATCTCCTGAAGCCCGTAGCCCCCTCCCGCCTGCTGAAGACGTGGAACAAGCTGCTCAGTAAGCGTCTATCGCCGGCGGCTGCCGAAGCTGCCGGGGCAACCGGAGCAGCCGGAGCAGCCGGGATGACAACCGCGTTCCGCCTCCTGGGGGATTATAAATTGACCAGCCCTCAGGGCTTAGTGAAGTGGAGGACTCATAAAGCACAGGAATTATTTGCGTATCTGTGGATTCACAGGCAGGGCAGCGTAAGCGTAATTCTGAATGATGTGTTTCCGCAATGGAACTATGAGAAGGGAAAGCAATATCTGCACACCACAGTCTATCAGATCCGCAAAACCTTAAAGAAGGCTGCGCTGGAGGATCGCATTGAGCTGACCTTCGGCAGGGAGAATTACAGGCTGGAATCGAGGGGGATTGAGGGGGACATTGAGAAATTCCAGGAAGCTGCGGCCCTTGCAATGCAGAATAGCCAACTGGAGGAACTGCAGAAGGCCTGCGCCCTGTACACCGGTGATCTGCTTCAGTCACTGGACAGCCTCTGGGTGTATTCCGCCCGTGACAAATACCGCCGGCTGTACCTCAAGCTGCTGGAGCAGCTTACGCTGGGATTGGTGCAGGCTGCACGGCCACACGAGGCCGAAGATTACGCCGTGCGCCTGACGGAGCTGGAGCCGCTGGAGGAGAGCTACGCCCTGCGGCTGATCGCCATCTATTACGAGACCGACAAGCCCCTGCGCGCCCAGCGCAAATTCACCCAATTCAGCGAATCCTACATCGCAGAGACCGGCGATGCGTTGCCGGACTGGTTCGTGGAAGCGTACCGGAGGTTGGGGAGATAG
- a CDS encoding YrpD family protein: protein MNFKNAAMSVIIMSSLLFSSSVGAESANLLEVANDPANGVKILNEIGISQNVVDQFISEAASEVQKEKLIKSLKRFATASFSEQVYDYISVAEDGYYFYEEDVNHEKKAFFIPVDHSELNISTSGTIAAPSQVVKESGENAYTYIGFMAGANSADMGLMYDDSVGIGNAEKGWKPAIQINGSTTNASFEAPYNQVQSANAYMAGSQVTFYAWYNNNKKIRLKIDGTAICGDIGCSSSADKPLTTIVVSNTDYNIQSSSFQKWKLLSVVTGDEDGRNKSEFTNIKVDGVPVPSIWNIRELAISLKILR, encoded by the coding sequence ATGAACTTTAAAAATGCGGCAATGTCAGTAATAATTATGAGCTCGTTGTTATTTTCTTCATCTGTAGGAGCAGAATCAGCAAATCTCTTAGAAGTAGCTAATGATCCAGCAAATGGTGTTAAGATTCTAAATGAGATAGGTATTTCACAGAATGTGGTTGATCAATTTATCTCGGAGGCTGCTAGCGAGGTTCAGAAAGAGAAGCTTATAAAAAGTTTAAAAAGATTTGCTACTGCATCATTTTCAGAGCAAGTGTATGATTATATAAGTGTTGCAGAAGATGGTTATTATTTTTACGAGGAAGATGTTAATCATGAAAAGAAAGCGTTCTTTATTCCCGTTGATCACTCGGAATTAAATATATCAACTTCTGGAACTATTGCTGCACCATCACAAGTAGTCAAAGAGTCTGGTGAGAATGCTTATACCTATATTGGTTTTATGGCTGGAGCTAACTCTGCTGATATGGGATTAATGTATGATGATTCTGTGGGTATAGGTAATGCTGAGAAAGGGTGGAAGCCTGCAATTCAAATTAATGGTAGTACCACTAATGCTTCATTTGAAGCGCCTTATAATCAAGTTCAGAGTGCTAATGCCTACATGGCAGGTTCTCAAGTTACTTTTTATGCATGGTACAATAATAATAAGAAAATCCGTTTGAAAATTGATGGTACTGCTATTTGTGGTGATATTGGGTGTAGTAGTTCAGCTGATAAACCGTTGACAACAATAGTAGTATCCAATACCGATTATAATATTCAATCATCAAGTTTTCAGAAGTGGAAGCTCTTATCAGTAGTGACTGGAGATGAGGACGGAAGAAACAAGTCGGAATTTACTAATATCAAAGTTGACGGAGTGCCTGTGCCTAGTATTTGGAATATTAGGGAGTTGGCTATATCACTTAAGATTCTTCGATGA
- the hydA gene encoding dihydropyrimidinase, whose product MKKIIKHGMIVTAADTYTGDVLIEDGIISGIGLNLEAPGAEIIDASGCYVFPGGIDPHTHLDMPFGGTVTADDFETGTIAAAYGGTTTVIDFCLTTKGQPLQQAVDTWHHKSQDKAVIDYSFHLMVSELNDKVLSELPQIIEQEGITSLKVFMAYKNTFQADDGVLYKTLQAAKREGALVMVHAENGDVIEYLVDQALAAGNTDPLYHALTRPPELEGEATGRAAYLTGLTDSQLYVVHVTCAEAAWKIAEARKKGLRVYGETCPQYLVLDQSALAKPDFEGAKYVWSPPLREQWNQEVLWDALWSGTLQTIGSDQCSFNFKGQKELGRGDFSKIPNGGPTIEDRFSVLYSEGVQKGRITLNKFVDIIATSSAKLFGLFPQKGTIAVGSDADIVIFDPAVERTLSAETHHMNVDYNPFEGLMVKGEPVSVLSRGEFVIRDKVFVGAAGQGKYLHRKRFEAEAPHPAQTEISGGVV is encoded by the coding sequence ATGAAGAAGATCATCAAGCACGGAATGATCGTTACAGCGGCAGATACGTATACGGGGGATGTCCTGATTGAGGATGGAATCATCAGCGGCATCGGCCTGAATCTGGAAGCGCCGGGAGCGGAGATCATTGATGCTTCCGGCTGTTATGTCTTTCCGGGAGGGATTGATCCCCACACCCATCTGGATATGCCCTTCGGCGGTACGGTTACCGCCGATGACTTCGAGACCGGTACGATTGCCGCTGCTTACGGCGGAACCACCACGGTCATCGACTTCTGCCTGACCACGAAGGGGCAGCCGCTTCAGCAGGCCGTAGATACCTGGCATCACAAATCGCAGGATAAAGCGGTCATCGACTACAGCTTCCACCTGATGGTGTCAGAGCTGAATGACAAGGTGCTCAGCGAGCTGCCGCAGATTATCGAGCAGGAGGGCATCACCTCGCTGAAGGTGTTCATGGCCTACAAGAACACGTTCCAGGCGGACGACGGGGTGTTGTATAAGACGCTTCAGGCGGCGAAGCGCGAAGGGGCGCTGGTCATGGTGCATGCCGAGAACGGGGATGTCATTGAGTATCTGGTGGACCAGGCGCTTGCCGCAGGCAACACCGATCCGCTCTATCATGCGCTGACCCGCCCCCCTGAACTGGAGGGCGAGGCGACGGGCCGGGCGGCTTATTTGACCGGGCTGACGGATTCACAGCTCTATGTGGTGCATGTTACCTGCGCCGAGGCAGCCTGGAAGATTGCCGAAGCCCGCAAGAAAGGGCTGCGCGTCTACGGCGAGACCTGCCCGCAGTATCTGGTGCTCGATCAGTCGGCGCTGGCGAAGCCGGACTTCGAAGGCGCCAAGTATGTCTGGTCTCCTCCGCTGCGCGAGCAGTGGAATCAGGAGGTCCTCTGGGATGCCCTCTGGAGCGGGACGCTGCAGACCATCGGCTCTGACCAGTGCTCGTTCAACTTCAAGGGGCAGAAGGAGCTGGGACGGGGAGATTTCTCGAAGATCCCGAACGGTGGACCCACCATCGAAGACCGGTTCAGTGTCCTCTACTCCGAAGGGGTGCAGAAGGGGCGGATCACGCTCAACAAATTCGTGGATATCATCGCCACCTCAAGCGCCAAGCTGTTCGGCCTGTTCCCGCAAAAGGGTACGATTGCCGTGGGCAGCGATGCCGATATCGTGATCTTCGATCCTGCAGTGGAACGGACACTGTCGGCAGAGACCCATCATATGAATGTGGACTACAATCCGTTCGAGGGGCTTATGGTCAAGGGCGAGCCGGTCTCTGTGCTTAGCAGGGGAGAGTTCGTGATCCGTGACAAGGTATTTGTCGGTGCCGCAGGACAGGGTAAATACCTGCACCGCAAGCGCTTCGAGGCCGAGGCTCCCCATCCGGCCCAGACTGAAATCAGCGGAGGAGTGGTCTGA
- a CDS encoding cohesin domain-containing protein, translating to MNKRNRFKRAIRGMKVLPLMMSMIREAAVDNTAPVMSVEVTTDKEAYNPGDEVTVLVHLKDFAPNDRGYSYLNFIIQYDSQVFDNLEYTQDSVYAEGNYTAGSEVDDLFQFNFQSPVDGSIYLGKNTNMRGIDIQVEARSGQQAIPAVDQTLVTFKLRVKELTLASSATISLANEFTRIRTSEAANSIYLYSPDVTANAPARIEITQSPSVSVFSALESVNRLT from the coding sequence ATGAATAAAAGGAATAGGTTCAAGCGTGCAATCAGAGGGATGAAGGTACTGCCGCTTATGATGTCCATGATTCGTGAGGCTGCAGTGGATAACACCGCTCCTGTGATGTCTGTTGAGGTGACCACTGACAAAGAGGCCTATAATCCGGGGGATGAAGTTACCGTGCTGGTGCATTTAAAAGACTTCGCGCCAAATGACCGTGGCTACAGCTATCTTAACTTCATTATCCAATATGACAGCCAGGTATTTGATAACCTTGAATATACACAGGATTCGGTCTATGCGGAAGGAAATTATACGGCTGGAAGTGAGGTAGATGACCTGTTCCAGTTCAATTTCCAGAGTCCCGTGGATGGCAGTATCTATCTCGGTAAGAACACAAATATGCGCGGCATTGATATTCAGGTTGAAGCGCGCAGCGGGCAGCAGGCGATTCCGGCAGTAGATCAGACGCTGGTCACGTTCAAGCTGAGGGTCAAAGAACTTACGCTTGCCTCCTCCGCAACGATCAGCCTGGCCAATGAATTCACCAGAATCCGCACCTCTGAAGCCGCGAATAGCATCTATCTCTACTCGCCCGATGTCACTGCGAACGCCCCGGCAAGGATCGAAATTACCCAATCTCCGTCCGTCTCCGTCTTCTCTGCACTGGAGTCCGTTAACCGTCTGACGTAG
- a CDS encoding TVP38/TMEM64 family protein yields the protein MFYIEIMSWLTEERLLQLLEQYRSFGPLPGVGLTFLKSFVPPLPTIAIVGLNGAVYGLWLGFLYSWIGLVAGCTVTFLIIRKIAGHPYLTKWAKRPKVAKAMTWVRQSGFSYVFLLSLFPVGPFVVINMAAGLAAMRLRSYLIALCAGKAIMVFAVSYIGNDVQRFIRHPAEILYVLLFIGASLWGVKAIEARFARLARERELRSQAPLQHK from the coding sequence ATGTTCTATATAGAAATTATGTCATGGCTGACTGAGGAGCGCCTGTTGCAGCTGCTGGAGCAATACCGCTCGTTCGGGCCGCTGCCCGGGGTGGGGCTTACCTTCTTGAAATCGTTCGTGCCCCCGCTGCCGACCATTGCGATTGTGGGGCTTAACGGGGCGGTGTACGGATTATGGCTGGGGTTCCTGTATTCCTGGATCGGTCTGGTCGCAGGCTGCACAGTCACCTTCCTGATTATCCGCAAAATTGCCGGACATCCCTACCTCACCAAATGGGCCAAGCGGCCCAAGGTAGCCAAAGCGATGACCTGGGTCCGCCAGAGCGGGTTCAGCTATGTGTTCCTGCTTAGTCTGTTTCCGGTGGGTCCGTTCGTGGTGATTAATATGGCGGCGGGGCTAGCCGCAATGCGGCTGCGTTCCTACCTGATTGCGCTGTGTGCCGGCAAAGCCATCATGGTATTTGCGGTATCCTACATCGGCAATGATGTGCAGCGGTTCATCCGTCATCCGGCGGAGATCCTCTATGTGCTGCTGTTTATCGGAGCTTCTCTGTGGGGGGTTAAAGCGATTGAAGCCAGGTTTGCCCGGCTGGCGCGGGAGCGGGAGCTGCGCAGCCAAGCCCCGCTACAGCACAAATAA
- a CDS encoding WG repeat-containing protein, with protein MSKSIKVLFSFFLVIFFIAMVSKESAFAKNGIRVILYGNPIQEKHSPIMKNNTVLVPFKGIFEKLGFNVSYDSASKTISVQKTGTTIKLVINQNTAWINDTPTILQVAPQIIDGATFVPLRFIGEASGLEVKWYGDSQIVSLYSKQNLFPVSRGGKFGYIDTEGKIVIDYQTKFTDAYAFNEGLAIVYSNAKFDGFINQQGNKVIPKGNYYDAKEFSEGLAAYRTLKTATDFAVSNYGYMDLTGTSVIKPQFKKANNFSEGLAAVQVGSGYGYINSSGKIVIKAQYNSAEDFSEGAALVTINGISHYIDKKGKFLFNSSYKNGESFSEGLAAVKAGANYGFINKKGKLEIPAIYEEVHSFSEGLAAVKINGKSGYIDNKGKLLIPNQFDAASDFHEGLAVAESGGKTGFINKTGAWVIQPTLDWAGRFSKGLSYAYSVDGEVYINKNGQIVWRRSQP; from the coding sequence ATGAGCAAATCAATAAAAGTGCTGTTCTCATTTTTCCTTGTTATATTCTTTATTGCAATGGTCAGTAAAGAGTCTGCTTTTGCGAAAAATGGAATTAGAGTGATTTTGTATGGAAATCCCATTCAAGAAAAGCACTCACCAATTATGAAGAACAACACGGTATTGGTTCCATTTAAAGGGATATTCGAAAAATTGGGTTTTAATGTTAGTTACGACTCAGCAAGCAAAACAATTTCTGTTCAGAAGACAGGCACTACTATTAAATTAGTAATTAATCAAAATACGGCTTGGATAAATGATACTCCAACTATACTTCAAGTAGCTCCACAGATAATTGATGGGGCAACGTTTGTACCACTTCGTTTTATTGGGGAAGCCAGCGGACTCGAAGTGAAGTGGTACGGGGACTCTCAGATTGTTTCATTATACTCTAAGCAAAATCTTTTTCCGGTATCACGCGGAGGGAAATTTGGCTATATTGATACGGAAGGCAAAATTGTTATTGATTATCAAACAAAATTTACAGATGCCTATGCCTTTAATGAAGGGCTAGCCATTGTTTATTCAAATGCTAAATTTGACGGATTCATCAATCAACAAGGGAATAAAGTAATACCTAAGGGAAATTATTATGATGCCAAGGAATTTTCAGAAGGACTTGCAGCGTATAGAACGCTTAAAACTGCAACTGATTTTGCTGTATCTAACTATGGTTATATGGATCTTACAGGAACTAGTGTTATTAAACCGCAATTCAAAAAAGCTAATAATTTCTCCGAAGGATTGGCTGCTGTCCAAGTGGGAAGTGGATATGGATACATTAATTCTTCCGGGAAAATAGTAATAAAAGCCCAATATAACAGCGCTGAGGATTTCTCTGAAGGTGCTGCTCTGGTTACAATAAATGGAATATCCCATTATATTGATAAGAAAGGGAAGTTTTTGTTCAATTCAAGTTATAAAAATGGGGAGTCTTTTTCAGAGGGATTGGCGGCTGTTAAAGCAGGAGCTAACTATGGCTTTATTAATAAGAAAGGAAAATTAGAGATTCCTGCTATTTATGAGGAGGTCCACTCTTTTTCGGAAGGATTGGCGGCTGTTAAAATAAATGGAAAGTCAGGTTATATAGATAACAAAGGAAAACTACTTATTCCTAACCAATTTGATGCAGCGAGTGACTTTCATGAAGGACTTGCAGTTGCCGAATCGGGAGGGAAGACCGGATTCATTAATAAAACAGGGGCTTGGGTTATTCAACCAACGCTTGATTGGGCTGGACGCTTTTCTAAGGGGCTTTCTTACGCATATAGTGTTGATGGAGAAGTATACATTAATAAAAATGGTCAGATTGTGTGGAGAAGAAGCCAACCTTAA
- a CDS encoding ATP-binding protein yields MKPFDYSLLAKRALALICICLLAAAALVPLLGSSQSACATQQPGEIDLSSCTFDDSSIFTLDGEWEFYWQQLLDPQENISGTAEAPAYLSVPGIWTPRSEATGFSRYGYATYRLLVQLPPDIHAFALKVTSIRFASTVFVNGNSLGASGTPGTSSQSTEPRNNPYFLAFSTNNTHQAEILIHTANFTYTNGGIPESIRIGTPSSIGTLDKRNSTYDIVLIAGFAFIGLYFLGQGFQRKEDNSSLQLAMYCFTIALYMMTHSEKLLFEYFPSISYEVFSKLQSISSVVGFYFVSSYTYSLFPSIYSLLFRRITLVYSLGFCVIVLTSTIRVYSRVTNILLIFSLISICYTFYVMAKAAWRRETGSYYLLIGVIAAFLFTTSLSANLFLGTGLYAIPPVSGPIFILAEGLFLSARHAHAYQKIKQLSLQLERKDRDKDEFLFRTSTQLRTPLNAIINISLSMYEGAGGPLSPSQREDMRLILGTGRRLAFLVRDIVDYEQIKRELITLHRDTVDVQGVAEIVIEVFRFLNKNGEIRIKNRIPPAAFLVHADEQRLMQILYNLLDNALKFTDRGSVIIEAAQLDDSISVTVSDTGRGIPEEQLENIFRDYEQVNEADSLETGGLGLGLAITRKLVELHGGSITLSSALGLGSSFTFTLPAQQADMPVARELDDRQLLIMPVKPTPEAMEDDWKYRRIPLVHSIGQADPYAPRILVVDDDYANLKALTNLLSLENYKISSTGSGKEALALLAENRDFDLCIIDVMMPGMSGLELCRIIRQTFTPLDLPVLMATAGQQLHFNEAAFRAGANDFIHKPYAWSDLKGRVNTLVQLRRSVSDRLSSEIAMLRAQIKPHFLYNAINTIIWMSSRDTEKTQLLLYDLSHFLRGSFDFNNQETAIPFEKELELIQAYLSLEQARFGKRLNTEYHIGVSEFPLPPLIVQPIVENAVRHGLMEKIGGGTVIISTRQEGDDILITVSDNGKGMSDEQLSSWMKDDYRSPHGEGTGIGLRNINRRLLTQFGRPLILTRGASGGIDVVITIPWKDEVTRV; encoded by the coding sequence ATGAAACCATTTGATTATAGTCTGCTGGCTAAAAGAGCATTGGCCCTAATCTGCATCTGCCTGCTCGCCGCAGCCGCACTGGTGCCGCTGCTGGGCAGTTCTCAGTCCGCCTGCGCTACTCAGCAGCCCGGGGAAATCGATTTATCCTCCTGTACCTTTGATGATTCTTCCATCTTCACGCTGGACGGAGAATGGGAGTTCTACTGGCAACAGCTGCTGGACCCGCAGGAGAACATCTCAGGGACTGCGGAAGCACCAGCCTATTTGAGTGTACCAGGAATCTGGACCCCGCGTTCCGAGGCTACCGGGTTCTCCCGTTACGGCTACGCGACTTACCGTCTGCTGGTCCAGCTCCCGCCGGATATCCACGCCTTTGCTCTCAAGGTAACCAGTATCCGCTTTGCCAGCACGGTGTTTGTGAACGGCAATTCTCTTGGAGCAAGCGGAACACCAGGGACATCCAGTCAAAGTACTGAACCGCGTAATAACCCGTACTTTCTTGCCTTCAGCACCAACAATACTCATCAGGCGGAGATTCTGATTCATACCGCAAACTTCACCTATACTAATGGGGGAATCCCTGAATCCATCCGGATCGGTACTCCCTCTTCCATTGGAACCTTAGACAAGCGGAACAGTACCTATGATATTGTGCTGATAGCAGGTTTTGCTTTTATCGGGCTCTACTTTCTCGGACAGGGCTTCCAGCGTAAAGAGGACAACTCTTCGCTGCAGCTGGCGATGTATTGCTTCACGATCGCCCTCTACATGATGACACACAGCGAGAAGCTGCTTTTTGAATATTTCCCATCGATCTCATATGAGGTATTCAGCAAGCTGCAGTCGATTTCCAGTGTAGTCGGATTCTATTTCGTGTCAAGCTATACATACTCCCTGTTTCCTTCAATCTATTCCTTGCTCTTCCGGCGGATTACCCTTGTGTATTCACTGGGATTCTGTGTGATCGTACTTACAAGTACAATCCGTGTATACTCCCGTGTCACAAACATACTACTGATTTTCAGCCTCATCTCCATCTGCTACACCTTCTACGTCATGGCGAAGGCTGCTTGGCGGCGGGAGACCGGTTCTTATTATCTGCTCATCGGCGTAATCGCTGCGTTTTTGTTTACCACCTCGCTCTCAGCCAATTTGTTTCTGGGCACGGGGTTATATGCAATCCCGCCGGTATCCGGCCCGATCTTCATCCTCGCCGAGGGATTGTTCCTGTCTGCACGCCATGCGCATGCCTATCAGAAGATCAAGCAGCTCTCCCTTCAGCTCGAACGTAAGGACAGAGACAAGGATGAGTTCTTGTTCAGGACCTCAACCCAGCTGCGTACACCGCTAAATGCCATAATCAATATTTCGCTATCCATGTATGAGGGTGCCGGCGGGCCGCTCAGCCCATCCCAGCGCGAGGATATGCGGCTCATTCTCGGAACCGGAAGACGGCTCGCCTTCCTGGTGAGGGATATCGTCGATTATGAACAGATCAAGCGGGAGCTGATTACACTGCACCGGGATACCGTCGATGTTCAAGGCGTTGCGGAGATTGTAATTGAGGTCTTCCGGTTTCTGAACAAGAACGGCGAGATCCGCATCAAGAACCGCATTCCACCTGCTGCGTTCCTGGTCCATGCCGATGAACAACGGCTGATGCAGATCCTCTACAACCTGCTGGATAATGCACTGAAATTCACAGATCGCGGCAGTGTGATTATTGAGGCTGCTCAGCTCGATGATTCCATCTCGGTCACGGTCTCCGATACCGGTCGGGGCATTCCCGAGGAACAGCTCGAGAATATCTTTCGTGATTACGAGCAGGTCAATGAAGCTGACTCGCTGGAGACAGGCGGGCTGGGGCTGGGGCTGGCTATCACCCGCAAGCTTGTAGAATTGCACGGGGGAAGCATTACTTTGTCCTCCGCGCTTGGCCTCGGAAGCAGCTTCACCTTCACGCTTCCCGCTCAGCAGGCTGACATGCCAGTTGCCCGGGAGCTAGACGACCGGCAGTTGCTGATCATGCCGGTAAAACCAACGCCGGAAGCCATGGAAGATGACTGGAAGTACCGGAGAATTCCATTAGTGCATTCCATCGGACAGGCAGATCCATACGCTCCCCGCATTCTGGTTGTGGATGATGATTACGCCAATCTGAAGGCACTGACTAACCTGCTGTCGCTGGAGAATTACAAGATCTCCAGTACGGGCAGCGGTAAGGAAGCGTTGGCTTTGCTGGCGGAGAACCGTGATTTCGACCTCTGCATCATCGATGTCATGATGCCGGGAATGTCGGGCCTTGAGCTGTGCAGGATTATCCGCCAGACCTTCACTCCGCTGGATCTGCCGGTCCTGATGGCAACAGCCGGGCAGCAGCTTCACTTCAATGAGGCGGCCTTCCGCGCTGGAGCCAATGACTTCATCCATAAGCCTTATGCCTGGAGTGATCTCAAGGGACGTGTCAATACGCTGGTACAGCTGAGAAGATCCGTCTCCGACCGGCTAAGTTCAGAGATCGCCATGCTGCGTGCGCAGATTAAGCCGCATTTTCTCTACAACGCGATTAATACAATCATCTGGATGAGTTCGCGTGACACCGAGAAGACTCAGCTGCTGTTATATGATCTGAGCCATTTCCTGCGTGGCAGCTTCGACTTCAACAATCAGGAGACCGCTATACCGTTTGAGAAGGAGCTGGAGCTGATCCAAGCCTATCTGTCGCTGGAGCAGGCCCGTTTCGGAAAGCGGCTGAACACCGAGTATCATATCGGGGTTAGTGAATTCCCGCTGCCGCCGCTGATTGTGCAGCCCATCGTGGAGAATGCCGTCCGTCACGGACTGATGGAGAAGATCGGCGGAGGAACGGTTATCATCTCCACCCGGCAGGAGGGCGATGATATCCTGATTACCGTCTCGGACAACGGAAAGGGAATGAGCGATGAACAGCTGTCCTCGTGGATGAAGGACGATTACCGTTCTCCACATGGAGAAGGCACCGGAATCGGCCTGCGGAACATTAACCGCCGGCTGCTGACACAGTTCGGGCGACCGCTTATCCTTACACGGGGAGCGAGCGGAGGTATAGATGTAGTGATAACAATCCCATGGAAGGATGAGGTCACCAGAGTATGA